The Gopherus evgoodei ecotype Sinaloan lineage chromosome 11, rGopEvg1_v1.p, whole genome shotgun sequence nucleotide sequence AAGCCCGGCCTTCTCAGATATGATTTGAGAAGGACTGGCATATACTGCTGATTAAATATGGGCTTCTCTCAAGCAGTAGAAGCAGTGTTGGTGCTCATCGTTGATGGAGAACCAAACGGGGGCAGGAAGCGCAAATCTTGAATCCTGGCATCTTCGGCATAATCCAGCACGGGCGTTTGACTGCTGGGGACTAGAAAAACAGATTCCCCCAAAGTCCAAATCCTACAAAAACTATTACTAAAAACTTAACTACCTAAGAAACAGTAAtaaaagcagaataaaaaaaactaactatagacaatttctaaaacatttttcttttaaaagtgcaTCAGAGATGAGAGGACACTGTTAGCTTGGACTTGGACCATGCAGCTGTGAGAAGGAACTGGATATGCAGTCCGCTCACCCCGCTCTTTATCACCTAGTACAAATCCACGAGGCAAGGCAAGGGTGCATGCGCAGACCAATGGACACTACTACTTTCAAACTCTCCAACTCCAGACACATGGCACACATGCAAATTCTCAGTGGAATTCAACAGAgaccatcactcgaagaaaaacAGTGCAATATATATAGTGTGCCCACATTCCAGCAATATGAAATTAGTTTGTTGCTACAGTAGTTTATTATCGGACTTTCAATTCATTGTATCTGCAGTTCTGGCACATTACCTGGATTTTGTATAAACACCTTCCGTTCACTCTTCCTCAGCCTATTCCCAGTTGTTGGGTAAGTAAAAGTTTGTTGTTTTATTGGCTAGCTATCTCCTGGTAAAACAAGACAACCTCCCAATACAGGTATACTAGAAGTTCTTCCAGAAGGCTGTTTCACAGTGCTGGGGAGATCCTTATCTCCCAGCTCCTAACTTTGGAAGAAGCTAGTTCTGGCTTCTTTGGAAAAGACCCTGCTGTGATTTTCTGCCTCTTTTCAGTAATCCCTGAAATGACTGCAGAGTTCAAAAATGTCGTCCTGGGTTTCCTCCTAACCTTTAGCTTTTTAGCATCAAGTTTTTCCTTTTTGAGGTGCTTTCTCAAAGTAGGTTTCCTTGTCTGATGCTTATGGATGGAGAAGACAGAAGAAGATTTTTGGGCACAAGAGGAGAGCTCCCTTCTTATCTgctcttttttttgctttttagttcTGGATGCTTGTTTGCCTGAGGCTACTCTACTTCCTCTTCTCACAACGCCACAATTGACAGAGATGGGTCCTGAAGCCTTTTTGGAAAAACCTGGTTCTCTACTAGTGCCTTCTTTCCTCTTCCACATTGTCTTTGAATTCTCCCTCTCCAACTGTTCACTCCTGATTGACTTCAAAGGTGTTTTGGCAACCCTGCTATTAACTGGGGTTAATCTAACATCTTCTATCTGAGACTGATGGGAGTTGAAAGGTGAAATGACGACGTGTTTATAGGACTTCTCTGAGTGAACAAATATTGGAAAATCAGACCTTTCTGTGGAAATGGAAGCTCCATCTGTCCTCAGACTTGAATTCATATCATTCCCTTTAACTGGATCTGACAGAAAAGTCGCTGAAGAAGAACTATAGGACCCTGGCCAATTGAAGAATTTAGATGGTGTACATTCTTTCTGTGTCTCAGATAATTTCTTTGTGTTTGCATCAAGGCTTAGACTCCTAAACAGTTGTCGAACGTGGGAGGGCTTTTTGGCTTTTTCTCTAACTGTGCTCTTGGGAGCTGTTTTCAGAATTCGATTTGTCAGTGGGTCATAATACTTAAAAGAACATTGTTTGTATCTGTACCTTACAGAATCCTTGCTGTCTGTGGAGCTGTGATTTCTCCTCATTTTGGGAACATCTATGGGTTTGCCTTTATATTGTTTAATCTCTGGACATGAAAGGACATAAACCACTGTCTTGGGCTGCAGAGGGCTCATAATTTTGGTATATGCTTCAGGAAGCTTGAGGGCACACAGTCTGGTTTTCATGTTTGAAATTCTTTCATTCTCTGACCAAATAATGTTTGCTTTCTGATCGGGTGGATTAGGCTCCTTTctaatgatttttctttttactatTGGATAGTTCACTAAACTGGTTTGGGTTCCATGGCTGACTTTGACCACTTGGCATCTTGAAGCAAGGCGCCACGTCCTCTTTCTAGGCATCTGAAGTATTTGTGGGTTGCATAGTGTATCAGAGGCCAAAAGATTATCAAAATCAGAACCACCACTTATAGCATCATTCAATTCTGGCAATGCTTTAATCGATGAAGTTTCTGTTCTGTTACCTGTAACAATGTCACTCTTCCTTTCATCTTTCTGCTTCTTCTTCCTCATCCCCTTCCCTGTACTGTTGGCAGAGGGTTCGCTGTTGAAATGACAACGGAAACGACCTTCCTTGAAATCACGCACAAGTGCTTCAATTTTTATATCATCTTCATACATTATCTGGGACCACGTCTTTCCCACAAAGGAAGGAGGCACATGAGGCAGAGCTGGAAGAACTGGTTCCTCATTATGAATTATTATATCCTGTTTTGCTGCTTCTGTTTGCTCCACTGAACCACCTTTTAGAACAGAACTAAGTTGAGTTCCGTAGTTCCTATCTTCCAGGTTTACTTGGACCTCTTTTAGGAATTCTATATCCTTTGTAGCTGCCTTGGGTAGGCCTGCTCCTGAGCAAACAGGTGCCTCACAATCAAAACTCATTTCAGAGCCCTCTAGACTATTGTGATCCAGAAGTGATGAAATATTTAAATAGGAATTACTCTCTTCATCTTTGCAAGAGAGCTCATTAGGTGAAGCTCCATGGCAGTACTTCAGAATGACTTCTTCAATTATCTCATCTAATGAAGTTTCATCAAACCTGCTCACCTTCATGTCTTTGTATCTTGTTAAATGTGGAGATGCCCCAAAACTTAGTGAGTTGCTAGTACCCACAAGATCCCTGAGACAGAAGTCAGACACCAAAGTTTCATCCTGAGATTGTAAACcatctagtttaaaaaaagattgaccTGAGATAACATATGAAGCATTGCCTTGGCTGCAGGTAGGTCTCTGACATGAAAACGAAGGTTTTTTTGGGTGGACTGATGCCAGAACAGGATTAGGATTTGTGTTTAATGATCCATCCTTGTGGCATACATCCTTCTGAATGCGATCATATCTGCTACTTGGAATCAAATTTGATGTTGCTGCGTACCTAATATTTTTTGCAATTACAGGGCCAACAGGAGAACTGTGACATAAAGGGGTGCTACGCAAATGGTGAGATACTGGGCTCACATCTGTAAACTGGCCATCATGGCTACTATTTGCAATCTGAGTGCCATCCATTAGTGTATGTTTTTTCTCACTGCTACAGATGTCCAAAGTTTGCTGAGATATTTCTAAGACATGTTCCTGTCCCATCTTTAGTTTTTGGATAAATGTCTGTGGCACAGAAATTGACTTTATGCCCTCCTGAGATCTGCAAGGAGAAGGGGCGCATGATTTAACAATGGATTCACTGTCTGTGCCAGGCATCTCCCGTATGCTTCTTACcacctctttcttctcctcttctgGAAGCAGGAAAATATCCTGGGGAGCCATTGGGGAGATGGGATATGGCACGTCATCATATGTTGGTCTGGAAAAAACAAACTGTATAAATGTCGTAAATACATATAAAGTTTTTCAAACAAAAGAATTAAGAGTTCCATAACCATTATTAAAGTATAGTGCATTAAGACTAAGAACAAACTGAAATCACTACCTACAGTACTTTACAAAGTAAAGCttcaagaaaagaaaggaaacaaagacaATGTTCCATAAAGCACCCCAAAGAAAGAAGACAAACTGGGCGTTTGTCTGATTCCAtaaagcagggatgggcaaagtttttggcctgagggccacatttgggtatggaaattgtacagtgggccatgaatgctcacaaaataggGGATACGGGTGCATGAGGGTTCCATatgggggtgcagactctagggtggggcagaaatgaggagctcagggtgccggaggggctccgggggggggcagcgggttgtggtgcagggggggtggggtgagggctccagcaggggccatggatgaggaatttggggtacaggagggggctccataCTGGGATTGAAGGGTTTGAAGGGCAGGAGGTGgataggggctggggcagggggttgcagggGACGGGGGAGCTCAGGGGTGTAGGctccgggcagtgcttacctcaagcatctcctggaagcagtggcatgtccccagctccagctcctacgcggaggcacagccaggcagctttgagtgctgccctgtccacaggcgccgccccgtagctcccactggccgggaacggTGGCCAATTGGAGGGGCAGAGCCtggagcaggggcagtgtgcggagccccctggctgctcctatgcataggagccagaggagggacatgccaccTGTTAACTGGAAGCcatgtggagtggggcaagcccccgaccccgCTCCCCGGCgtgagctcaagggccagatttaaAAGGTCTGACAGGCCAGATACGGCCCACAAgccgtagtttgctcacccctgccatAAAGGATCAGGCAGATATTATTTTCACCCTCTCCTAGTAAGGAGCTTTTCAGAATGGCTAAAAAACACATTAGTAACATTATTCTACAAGTGAtagcagagaaagggaagagaaaatctttttcttcttttaatcccattgatttataaagaacaattaAGTTATTTTAATGTATAGTTGATCTACTAAGCATTCTGCTATACAGAGCTTTATAAGCATCTTTGTACATAAATTCTCTTCTTTTAAAGAGTGGTTCTCTGAAATATGACTCTGCAAATATCATCACAGGGTTCCACAGAGGGAGCAAATCTGTGCACTAAGGAGCAAGCATTTCTACCTAGCCACTTTTCATTGTACAGTCTCACCATAAGGATTTACTCCAATACAGACATTAAAATGTTTGCTGATTGAAAGTTGGCAGACAAATTCTCAGCGTGGGAGAACTATTGCCTTCAACAGTAAAACATTGGGTTTGGctattttttcaaaattatatttttatgtaaCTATCAAAATATTTATATAGCTCAAAAGTGTTTCAATTTTGAAACTAAAAAAGTACGTCAttaattcattaaaaaacaaGTCTAATTATCCTGTTTAGAAACATGCAATTTCTTTAATCTAAGCATTTATAAAGATTTTAACATGTACAGTAGTAGATATACCTTACCAATGaatcattttatcttttttttttaatctacttttaaaatgctaaatatgGATCCATGGATCAATCCTTCACTCCTTATAACAGCAAACTCTAGAGTTTTGCCCAAGTAAGGAGTGTATTTGGTCCTTACATGGTCAATAAGGCCTACTACTAAGAAAGGTTCATGTCTAAAAGCAACAAACTTTCAGTACTGAAATGCATATCTACCTGGGACATAGCAGAAGATCTAAAGGAACTGGTAATACTAACTAGTTAAGTAATATACATTAATTTGTAATATGCAAAGAGCCTATTTGGAAGGGAGGTAGGCTGGTATGTAGAGACATAACAGTCTTTTTCCATGCAGGTCTGTCCAGGTTGAAGGCATACTACACTCTCACAGGCCTTGAGAGGCaggcctgtcctcgcttacagacagccccccaacctgaagcaaatactccccagcaactacacaccacaccacaaaaacactaacccaggaactaatccctgtaacaaaccccgttgcctactctgtccccatctctaatgacaccatcagaggacccaaccacatcagccacaccatcaggggctcattcacctgcacatctaccaatgtgatatatgccatcatgtgccaacaatgtggcccctctgccatgtatgtTGGCAAAACCGGACAgactctacgtaaaagaataaatggacacaaatcagacatcaggaatggtaacatacaaaagccgcAAGGAGAactcttcaatctccctggacattcaaaaATAGATTTAGATTTATCCTTCaataaaaaaaaccttcaaaaacagacttcaaagagaaactgctgagctacaattCGTTTGCAAATtcaacaccattaatttgggcttgaatagggactgggagtggctggctcactccaaaagcaattttctctctcttggtattgacacctcttCATCAATTATTAAGTGTAgatcacatccaccctgactgaattggccttgtcaacactggttctccacttgtaaggtaactcccttctcttcatgtgccagtatacatatttatttatgattgtatctgtaattttcattccatgcatctgaagaggtgggggggggttatccacgaaagcttatgcaaaaataaatctgttggtctttaagatgccaccagatatcttgttgtttttgtggatacagactaacacagttacccctctgatactttacactaTTTATGATCTTGTAACCTGTACTGCTCCCCAAGAAATAAATGGATATTTCCATTCCTGGAGCAAATACCTTTTACCATATCAGCTCAGAAATTCGAACACTTGCTATCCAGTGAAAGTGTGCTAAGTTATATGGACTGCCTTATTTgtcaggtcagccataaaaatatgaaaatagaaTGTGAAAGTGAGGCTACTTCTGACTAAAAGGAAATTGTGTTCTAATATATTTCTCTTGGTTTTGTATATCATTTTAGTGATGGTGATGTTAGGGAAGGGTTAATCTTACATATTAATTCGTATTTCTAAAATTTGTATCTGTTTTTTTGAATTGTCAATTTAAAATTTGTATATACTATATTATGTGCAATGGCCTACGACTAAAACACTGCATTAATAAAAACTAAACTAACAATCTGTAAACTGTGATATCGGGCAAatatttatccttttaaaaaaaagtctagtaCTATCAGGATAGTAAATTTGTTTACTTAATATACTGGCTTATAAAGGAAGTAACAGATTTTACACTTTtattagcattttttaaattaaaattacacAACTTTGACAAAGTTAATACACATGTACTACAATTAAATAATGCTAACGAGCACAGTAAAAGTAAGTAAATGGACAGATAGTACTGAGGTTGTAACATAAACCAGCCAAAGTCAGACTCTCAAAGTTCACACTCACAAAATGTCCTTAACTTACACTATTTTTTCCTCAGAATACAATGAACTGAACAACTGAATGTCACCGAAACCTTAATTTTGGtgttaggttttttgttttttatctctgaatttaaataaaatgtagggTGGATAATAGTTCAACCTCACATTCTGTCCTAAACTCACACAATTCTTTCCCCAGGACATCATGAATTAAAGGTCTGAATTTTTAATTTCATGAAAACCTAAAgattctttaaatatatatttttagttttcagtctgtgaatgtaaatacagtgTATGAGGGGAAGGAAAGGCCTGGAGAATCTTCTGCATACAAGAGACTGCAGCACTATTCCCAGAAGCACTCCTGGTGCCAAGAATCCCTATCACAATGATTAACAGTACTCTG carries:
- the ZDBF2 gene encoding DBF4-type zinc finger-containing protein 2 isoform X2, encoding MYCRNRTGTTILMERFLQDVLQHHPHRYHDNRPTYDDVPYPISPMAPQDIFLLPEEEKKEVVRSIREMPGTDSESIVKSCAPSPCRSQEGIKSISVPQTFIQKLKMGQEHVLEISQQTLDICSSEKKHTLMDGTQIANSSHDGQFTDVSPVSHHLRSTPLCHSSPVGPVIAKNIRYAATSNLIPSSRYDRIQKDVCHKDGSLNTNPNPVLASVHPKKPSFSCQRPTCSQGNASYVISGQSFFKLDGLQSQDETLVSDFCLRDLVGTSNSLSFGASPHLTRYKDMKVSRFDETSLDEIIEEVILKYCHGASPNELSCKDEESNSYLNISSLLDHNSLEGSEMSFDCEAPVCSGAGLPKAATKDIEFLKEVQVNLEDRNYGTQLSSVLKGGSVEQTEAAKQDIIIHNEEPVLPALPHVPPSFVGKTWSQIMYEDDIKIEALVRDFKEGRFRCHFNSEPSANSTGKGMRKKKQKDERKSDIVTGNRTETSSIKALPELNDAISGGSDFDNLLASDTLCNPQILQMPRKRTWRLASRCQVVKVSHGTQTSLVNYPIVKRKIIRKEPNPPDQKANIIWSENERISNMKTRLCALKLPEAYTKIMSPLQPKTVVYVLSCPEIKQYKGKPIDVPKMRRNHSSTDSKDSVRYRYKQCSFKYYDPLTNRILKTAPKSTVREKAKKPSHVRQLFRSLSLDANTKKLSETQKECTPSKFFNWPGSYSSSSATFLSDPVKGNDMNSSLRTDGASISTERSDFPIFVHSEKSYKHVVISPFNSHQSQIEDVRLTPVNSRVAKTPLKSIRSEQLERENSKTMWKRKEGTSREPGFSKKASGPISVNCGVVRRGSRVASGKQASRTKKQKKEQIRRELSSCAQKSSSVFSIHKHQTRKPTLRKHLKKEKLDAKKLKVRRKPRTTFLNSAVISGITEKRQKITAGSFPKKPELASSKVRSWEIRISPAL
- the ZDBF2 gene encoding DBF4-type zinc finger-containing protein 2 isoform X3; translation: MAPQDIFLLPEEEKKEVVRSIREMPGTDSESIVKSCAPSPCRSQEGIKSISVPQTFIQKLKMGQEHVLEISQQTLDICSSEKKHTLMDGTQIANSSHDGQFTDVSPVSHHLRSTPLCHSSPVGPVIAKNIRYAATSNLIPSSRYDRIQKDVCHKDGSLNTNPNPVLASVHPKKPSFSCQRPTCSQGNASYVISGQSFFKLDGLQSQDETLVSDFCLRDLVGTSNSLSFGASPHLTRYKDMKVSRFDETSLDEIIEEVILKYCHGASPNELSCKDEESNSYLNISSLLDHNSLEGSEMSFDCEAPVCSGAGLPKAATKDIEFLKEVQVNLEDRNYGTQLSSVLKGGSVEQTEAAKQDIIIHNEEPVLPALPHVPPSFVGKTWSQIMYEDDIKIEALVRDFKEGRFRCHFNSEPSANSTGKGMRKKKQKDERKSDIVTGNRTETSSIKALPELNDAISGGSDFDNLLASDTLCNPQILQMPRKRTWRLASRCQVVKVSHGTQTSLVNYPIVKRKIIRKEPNPPDQKANIIWSENERISNMKTRLCALKLPEAYTKIMSPLQPKTVVYVLSCPEIKQYKGKPIDVPKMRRNHSSTDSKDSVRYRYKQCSFKYYDPLTNRILKTAPKSTVREKAKKPSHVRQLFRSLSLDANTKKLSETQKECTPSKFFNWPGSYSSSSATFLSDPVKGNDMNSSLRTDGASISTERSDFPIFVHSEKSYKHVVISPFNSHQSQIEDVRLTPVNSRVAKTPLKSIRSEQLERENSKTMWKRKEGTSREPGFSKKASGPISVNCGVVRRGSRVASGKQASRTKKQKKEQIRRELSSCAQKSSSVFSIHKHQTRKPTLRKHLKKEKLDAKKLKVRRKPRTTFLNSAVISGITEKRQKITAGSFPKKPELASSKVRSWEIRISPAL
- the ZDBF2 gene encoding DBF4-type zinc finger-containing protein 2 isoform X1; the protein is MFDRNKPTDEASASSAQGIERRAIEGSLRQESSSSVSIRGPEQAGPGLSSVQNRQGYCNCCHVHYSNLEQHVFSSQHRHFTMYCRNRTGTTILMERFLQDVLQHHPHRYHDNRPTYDDVPYPISPMAPQDIFLLPEEEKKEVVRSIREMPGTDSESIVKSCAPSPCRSQEGIKSISVPQTFIQKLKMGQEHVLEISQQTLDICSSEKKHTLMDGTQIANSSHDGQFTDVSPVSHHLRSTPLCHSSPVGPVIAKNIRYAATSNLIPSSRYDRIQKDVCHKDGSLNTNPNPVLASVHPKKPSFSCQRPTCSQGNASYVISGQSFFKLDGLQSQDETLVSDFCLRDLVGTSNSLSFGASPHLTRYKDMKVSRFDETSLDEIIEEVILKYCHGASPNELSCKDEESNSYLNISSLLDHNSLEGSEMSFDCEAPVCSGAGLPKAATKDIEFLKEVQVNLEDRNYGTQLSSVLKGGSVEQTEAAKQDIIIHNEEPVLPALPHVPPSFVGKTWSQIMYEDDIKIEALVRDFKEGRFRCHFNSEPSANSTGKGMRKKKQKDERKSDIVTGNRTETSSIKALPELNDAISGGSDFDNLLASDTLCNPQILQMPRKRTWRLASRCQVVKVSHGTQTSLVNYPIVKRKIIRKEPNPPDQKANIIWSENERISNMKTRLCALKLPEAYTKIMSPLQPKTVVYVLSCPEIKQYKGKPIDVPKMRRNHSSTDSKDSVRYRYKQCSFKYYDPLTNRILKTAPKSTVREKAKKPSHVRQLFRSLSLDANTKKLSETQKECTPSKFFNWPGSYSSSSATFLSDPVKGNDMNSSLRTDGASISTERSDFPIFVHSEKSYKHVVISPFNSHQSQIEDVRLTPVNSRVAKTPLKSIRSEQLERENSKTMWKRKEGTSREPGFSKKASGPISVNCGVVRRGSRVASGKQASRTKKQKKEQIRRELSSCAQKSSSVFSIHKHQTRKPTLRKHLKKEKLDAKKLKVRRKPRTTFLNSAVISGITEKRQKITAGSFPKKPELASSKVRSWEIRISPAL